The sequence below is a genomic window from Theobroma cacao cultivar B97-61/B2 chromosome 6, Criollo_cocoa_genome_V2, whole genome shotgun sequence.
TAAGGTTATAAAGCTATATTTAGTATTTACTACTTGTATGCagaacaagaaaggaaagtgTAAGAGTACATGTACAAAAAGTTGGGGGCTTAGtagtaaaatttcttttcgGCTAATACAAAGTGAAACGACCTATTTATATGATGCAAAGAATATCGAGCTACCAATAGTTTAATGTTATCTCTTTGgtcattttgtttctttcttctctttttagcTTTTGTTACAATCATATGACTTAAGAAATAGGCTTTTCTTCCATCACAGCTCCAGCTGGAAATAAATTTACACCTGAAATTGGATGGTTAGAATCGGCAGCTATGGTTGAAAAAAGAGAAGGGAAACAGCTAAGCAAAGTATTTCAGAAACTAACCTGAGCATTCTCTGTTTTATACTTTTGCAGTTCTTCTTGGGCACAAATGAGCCTACATTTTGCAAACCAAGATTTCAATTTGATATGGTAAAAGATGCAGAAAAAAAATCGATGCACATGACATGGAAATACCTCCACTGTAACTCAGTAATTTCATGAAGTAACTCCCTCTCCCTATCATGAGCTGCTTCCAACTGGAATTCAAGAAATATGTTTCCTCAGTAAAATTATGTGAGATAAAGTACCAAATTCAGGATCGATCATTCAAGCTTTAAGTCATGCAGTTTCATGAGGGGGTTGAAAATGATGTAAGATAAGGTTGAAGCATTATAGCATAATGATGACAGCCAACCCCACCAACCACTGCTGAGGGAAAAATGGGAAAGAAAATAATGgcagaaaagaatagaaaggGCAGAGTCAGAAAAAAACTGCAAAATGATCAATGTTGTGTATAGGTACTTATCGCATTTtctttaactaaaaaaaaaaactactatCATATCACTTCAACAGATGACAACGCTAACAGGTAAAAATGCTGTGGCCAATAATAAATTCTCGCCTTCTATTAAACTCTTCAAAGGAACTTAAACAGAAATGGGAATCCTTCACTATAGAACTTTTTAGAGTAAGTTCAACCTGTTGAACAGGTCAGTTTCTGGTGCTTGTCCccaccaaaagaaaaaaatataggaaagaaaggaagataGAAAAACACACACACTCACATTTCAGGTAGAATTTGGCTCAACATTGATATTGACCTTCAAATTCCACTATCACTGAACTATTATTCagttccatttttattttatattgctTAAGTTGTCAAGAACTTGGCTAACTCATCTGCCACTTATCCCAACTAAAGATCTCACACATGAATGTCCAGTGCAcatgttttaattaatgaagTGCATAATCACAAATTTTGATGGTACTACAATATTTTTGAAGACTATCTTGGTAGACTTTTACTGAGAGAGCCCTATATGACTTACCAAAGATTTCTCTGTGACAGCCACATTAGCAGGTGTGCATACTCCCTCAAATGCACGGTTAACTAAGTAATGCAGAAAAAAAACGTAAGATCATCTCATTTGAATTTATGAAAGAGAGGAGTAGGTGTATTTTTCAGAAGCATTAATTTTAGCACCTGTAGAGTCAACGGCAGAGATGTGCTTAATCAGATTGAGAATATTCTCCTGTTGACAAAAATGTGGCAAGTAGAGAGACATTAGTTGACAGCTATAAAGTAATAATGCCAAAAATATATGGCTAACCTATACCCTTTGGAGAATATTTGTCTGCAAAACGGACTGCAACAGCGGGAAAAGATGATGGGCAGCAAGAGTTGAGGATGCAGCATCAGATGGTGGTGGTGCTAGTGAAACTACAGGATGTGGGGTGAGCACCTACATAACCCATAACTTTTACATCACATAAcatataagaaataaaataagggTACATATATGCTACTTTCTCCAGGCATATGAGGCATTCGTTGTCTACTTACAATGATTGAAAAGGTATATACCCTTCCAAGATCAATATCCTAACTTGGTTTTCTATTTCTAAGATGACTAGTTTCTGCTTAGATAATACTTATATGAAGTCAAAGTAGTTTTCAATTAAACAGATAcaacaatatttatattataaggATGCAAAAAATGCCTACCATGATAACTATGCCAAAAGTTTAAGAAATCCTATCAGGAAATTAATAGTAAGTTAGGCAACTTTGGAGAAAAAGTTTATAATCTCCTTGTTGATGCTTGAATAAGGCACAAGCCACTCAAATAATGGTTCAGTATGGACTCTGAGCCTTTCTGCATGTGACCGGATATCTTCTTTACCATACTTGTCAGATCTACTTATTGTGCTACAAAAGCTTGTAGGCAATGCAAGCCGATCTCTAacaaatcaagtcaaataCCTAGGTGTGCATTTACCAGAGAACTATAGAAAGGAATGCTACAATTGGGTCTAATTGGCAATTTGGCACACATGTGCTGACCTCCAAAGTACCAACCTGCATGCTGTGACTCTTTTGTAGTATAGGAGCTGGCGCAACCTGAAAAGAGAAGTTGAATTCATATCCATAACGAGGAAAAGAAGGCAACAACCAGACCAGAAAGATCTTAAGTCACcttttccaaatcaacatTCTCAGATGTAACTTTGAAACGTCCCCTTTGCTGAACAACAGGAGGCTTTGCTTTCTCATCAAGATCATCACTATTCACCGCTGCAATAACAGTTCTGTTATGGGGAAAGTATCAACTTGAAAGAGCAGGAGagcaaaataatcaaatatcaaccAAATCATGAAAGCCTGGAGACTGTTTATGCACAAGAAAAGTCAGAGAATGAACAATTAACACTTGCCTGATGATTTAGATGCTTTAGAATGAAGGTCTGAAATACTATCCTCCCCTCCTGCAGGCACTGCTGCTCCATTGCCAACAAAAATGTTCTGGGGCTGGTTTTGCTTATCACTGAAAACTTCATAAAATGAGTGCTACAGAAATATAGTACGATAAACTCTATATGTAGATGACAACAAAAAcgtaaaaaatttaattatagttTAATAAGTGAAAATGCAGTGGGAGGGGATGATGGTTTAATCATACGAGTTTAGATCTATGTTTCCCTGATATCTAAAAAGTGCATCTTGTCCAAACATTCTAGCTTTCTGATTCAAGCAACTCAAATCACATTGGCATACATAGATCATAAGATTTGGCTATTATTCTTTCAAATTGGAAATGAAGACTATGTGAGCCCAGCGATAAACTGTAACCAAAGCAAGCTGCCACACTAACCACCAATCAGGAATTGTATTAATCATGCAATGAATGGAGCTGCCTGGATCACACCCAAATTAATCAATATTGCTTTTTAGGAGCTAAAATGATTCCTTTATTTCTCATGATAGAGCATATAAAATGATGCCTATTCTGATTTTAAAACCTGATGGCAAACAATTCCCAAGCCATTAACTTGTTGATCATatccatttaattttttctgcCAACTTTCACTTACTAATTGCTTTTTATTAAAGTTTTAGTTTTCCACAGgatgtttcaattttcttttgtaggCAAAGTATACAAAGCAGAATCATTGTTGAAACTCAGAGGTCCCAGATGCACCTGCATTTGTCTAGAGAGTTAAtatagaagaaaaatagaagaaaaaaaaatgtcaaacaAAAGACGTATTGTAGTCCTATAAGATGACATTTTATCAGattttttacataatataaTCCCTTTAATTTTCCCGTTTAGCtgatttcaactttttctGAAAGCTCTTAGAATGATTTATTTGCAATCTAAACAAATACCAATAGTGGCAGATAATCGAACTACTAGATTATGAGTTGACATAACATCTGATACAGACAAGTACTAGTGCTTGAAGTACTGAACATGTCTCATATATTAAGCTGCTCACACAATAGAATACTATTTTATCTAATCCAATATTAGTTTTACTACTTGATttcattataaataattttagatcTATCAGCATAAGAATTGGTATCAAAACCATCtgaaaaacattaaagcttttTTTCTGTTATGTGCTGAGTGGCCAGGGAGGTGGTTGAGTTCGGAAAACGAcattaattattctatttcatcaaaatttcaataaacCCCATTTTGCTCTGTTTGAAATTGGAAATAAACTTATTTATTGTTAGGTATAGATCAGTGCAAAGCTCACATGAGTGACAAGTTGTATCATTTTGAGTGGTAATTTCCCCTTTAAGGCATTGATTCCTCACTGTTTTTAGAGTTCAATAAATTGAGAGCTGAGATCCATTTATTCATATACAATAACAATTTCACCACTACCATATAAGCAGAATAGCatacttaacaaaaaaaaatggcagAATAAATGGTTTATCTCATAGAGGAAACAGACAATCAATGGAGTTCATAGAACAAATCCTTGGTAGAGGAAGTTTACAAAATTACACAAGCAAATTAAGTTGCACTTGTGGTACAACATCAAAGTAAGCAGTGTGATTaaacaaattgaaagaatTACCTTTCTCCTTTAATTGGAGGAACAATAGTTTCTGGAATACTGGTGCTTCCTGAAAATGATGTTGTCCTTtgataaaaaggcttgctcaTATTATCAGAAGATTTTCCATTGATCTCCAAAACAGACTTTTCACCCAGATTACTTTCTACATGATCTTCATGATGAGGTGAAATCGCATGATGTTCATGAGAGGGACTAGCAACACTTGAGTCATCATCAGATCTTTCAAATCTAACCCTGGATGATCAAACACAGACATAATTACATTACCTCCACTAAATGAAGCCTTCTCCAAAGTATGAGACCTACTGTGACACTTATGTGGAAAGataactatttaaaatttagttcaGCACAAGCATGACTATAGAATGACTGTCAAATATCTATTTAGAATGCTGTCAAACATCTCATAACCACCTATAATTGGACAGAAGTGATTAAAAATGAAGTAGAGGTAAAATTGAATATAGCATGACTGTCAAATATCTAAATAACATACTTGGCAATATTTATTGTTGGTTCAACAGCAGCAACAGGAGTTGGTTGATTCTGGACCGGATCATTATCTTCCTGTGGATGCTAGACCATCATGAACTACCCAAAAAAGATCTTGGAGAAAAGAAGTAGAAAAGACCAACCACAAGCCataaaacaacaaaacaaataaagacCTCTTTCCCAGTAACGAACCTGCCAAAACAAGGGTATACATTGAAATACCTTGTCTAAAGGTTGGGAAGAGGTTTGACATTCTGATTGCTTATCTTGTCCATCGAGGGTAGACAAAGAACTTGAGCTCCCTCCTTGGTTAGTGTCAGATACGAGATCCTCATCCTGAATCTgataaagggaaaaaaaaaggcataTGACGAGTTCTACAAGCACtttaaaaaccctaaaaaatttaaagggGAAAGGAAAACCATTACTATACCAGGGAAGCCTGAGCTTTCATATCTTCAAGATTGAAATTCCATCCACTGATCCCACGTTTATATTCATTCTGTACATAATTACAAATGCATAGATAAATCATGAACTTGGATCTCGAAAATCCCAGCCAGTAGGCATATTCTTGTATAAGATATTACACCAGCGAGCAAGAATTTAGAACATCGAATCTAGGATAAAATAGAGTAAAacacatatatgtgaaataaTAATTCACAAACTAAATGTGTATTTTCTCATTGCCAATCACAGATTCACGGGTATAATATTGCAGTCCAAATCCACACTCCAGGACTGACTTCAGGTAATTATGAAtctaacaaaaaatttgaattcaataaTCATGACTGATTGCCACTGTCAAAAACACAGCTAGTTTTTCAAggggaaaataaaaaaattttctctttgaaAGACTATTAATGCATCCATTATACCACCAGATGATATAGCAAGTCTCATAAAGAAAACCCAAATAAAACAAACAAGCAAACAACAAGAATCTAGAAGATGTTGCTGTGAGCAATTGCACAAGGGCCTTATAAAGTCCGCTTTGTtcagtaaattttttaaagttctaACCTGTGATAGTTCTTCCTTTTCACCATCTGGCATTTTCTTTTGTGCAAGCAtatcttcttcctttctctatgtttcaaaatgatAGCAGTTGTCAGCATAAGATAGAAACCGAAACATTACGAGAGCTTACTGATACAAATTAAGAGACATATGGCTAAAAGTTGCATGCTAACCTTCAATGCCTGGATTCGGTCACCAAGAGCCGGCAATCCATCTAGAAGTGTCCGTGCTATATAATCATTTGACCTTGCTTGCTTAAAAAAAGAATGTTTAAGTAACTTCTTTGCTGAAGGTCTTTTTAAAGGATCTTTCACCAAGCAGCTAGCAATCATTTGCTTGAAAGACtgaagagagaagagaaacatAGAATTAACACATCACTTTATCTAATTACTATCAACTACTAAATAAGTTGGATTGGTTAAAGCCAACCTTAGAAAACTTCCTATCTCTTTCATAATCTAGGCCTGGAGGTGCATTTTGCAAGGTCATAAGCAATACCTAAGAACAACAGATATGCTTTAAATCAGTATAATTTTTGGTGTTCAATAGAATATCATAATTGTAGCAAGGCCGGTTACACAAGTTACCCACCTTCATTGGAGGATATTTCGAAAATGGAGCATGCCCATGAGCAAGCTCCAGTGCAGTTATACCAAAAGACCAGATATCAGCCCTGCAGGGATTTTGCcaaataaacatcaacatGATGCAACCTAAGGAGCATGAACCAGAGATATTCTTTTAGAAAACAATAGACTGACTTGAAGTCATAACCATGCAGCTGCTCCATAACCTCAGGTGCCATCCTGCAAACAATGTAGAGGAAATTAGACCATAGATGATAAGAAGCATTAAACATGCTACTCACACAGAAACATAATAAATCCAGCGTGACATCTTCAAAATTAAGATGCTTTATCAACTGGATTTGGCTGATTCTTCTGAAATCTACATTTCTACAgtttaaataagaaaataccAAGCCCAAActaatcaaaaaattatttggcACTTAGGATTGTAAGAACTAGAAACTTAAAGGAATATAGACATAATGATGTAAACATACCAGCAAGGTGTCCCCACAAATGTATTCCTCATGCGTTGCCTATCACCTGAATCAAAAATGCAAGCCGAAACACCAAAGTCTCCCAGCTTGATTGCACCACGTGAATCAATGAGAATATTCCCAGCCTATTAAAACGAACATTGAGGAAGTAAGAACCAAAGTACATTTCATATTCACATAAAAAACAGCTACATGAGCATTAATCCAAATTAATGGAGTTCACAACCCAATAATCAAGATAATCCATTTTTTCCAGTTAGCAACACTAAATAACTAACTCAAATATATATCACAGAAATCAGAACCTGTCTTagtgaaaatattatattcaCATACCAAGTTTCAATATGTATGTAAATCTTAACTTCCAAACTTAAACTGCTCAATTCTAGAGAATTagagataaaataattatgcAATAAATCATGATGAAGAGCAAGTACTTACTTTAACATCCCGATGTATGTGCCCATGATGATGAAGATACTCTAAACCTTTCAACACTTCACGGAGTACTGTTGCTATAACTACCTCCTCAAAACCATCCGGGTAGGCAGCCTTCAGTATATGAAGACAAGATCCCCCAGCCATGTATGGCATGACAACCCATAGATTATGATCACTGACAAAGGAGCAATGTGATTTAAGAACATTTGGATGGTCAACCAATATCATTGTTTGTGCCTCACGAGAGATGTTATTCTGCAAAAACACATTACAAGAATAATGTCAAAATAACTAGTAATTGTCATTAGCTGAAAAACCAAACAGGAATAAGAAAAGCCCTTTAAAGTAAAGGCAGAACTAGTATTGAAGACTTCAGAACAATCAAGTTTGAAGCAAACAAACTCTGACAAACTCAAATTATTGTatgcattaaaaaatatttgcaCCAGCAATGAGCCCAGGAATATGATGGATCTATGCCTTAAAGTTCCATATAACTTTCAACATATTGATTGAATTTGGGATGACCAAATGCACCAGCATTTACAGCATCTATTAAGGGAGAAGTCCCATTACGACAAGAACATGTAACACTTTAACAATCTACCTATATATGCTCTTCAAGCAGATATTAACAATCTGTATCTACTTAATCAAGAAGAAAATGCCGAGCCAAGCTCAAGTAGGCAACCAAGATTGTCTGAATACAATTGCAGAATGTTAACTAACTGTATGCTGCATTGACCATGAAGATAACAGAACGCACAAACTTCATTAATTTTCAAGTGATCAATTCTATAAAGggcaaattaaaatatcaatgttcctttttcagaaaataaaacatcaaATTCTCAATATATCTCCAATAGAAGATGTGCTGCAATCTACAGAACTCTGACATCAACTCTTAACAAATACAAAAACACAGCAATGGCATCCTTTCTAAGTTCTTCAAGGATAAAGAGGCGGAACCGAAAAGaatcaaaggtaaaaagaattaacagtaattttttatattgatcCAGTTCGACATAACATTTAACCCAATTCAGATAACAAatgagaaaaaacaaaatgcagTATATGAAGCGGTGAAGATGAACcaaaatttgaacaaaaagataaaaccaATAGCAGAATTAGAATGAAGGAATTACCAGATCACAGTTATCACGTtcaaaatcaagaattttGATTGCAACAATCTCATTGAAGGGTATACAGACAGCACGGTGCACGGAAGCACTAACACCCTGTCCCACCTCCTCATGCAATGTATAATACTCCGGCCCAATTGGgtacttcttcttctccattaTGATTTAGACCTCCCCTTCACTATGAAAGAATCACTATGTATCCTTAAttttttcagaaaatcaaAACACAGCTTTCAATCTTCTTCcaatattaaaaaacaaaacctgGCAGCGAATCTCGAAAGGGCATAAATTCAAAGCAAAACCATTATAGatactaataataatagtaaaaaaaagtttgCACCTTATTAGAAGATAACATCCAATGTTGAAAAATAAACGGGGACTAATGGAATCATATCAAAGCTAACCTCAATTCTCCTCAATACCAAGCAAAGGCGGCTCAAGTGTCTAGAAAGAGATCCCAACACGAATCcaacttttaataaaaaataaaaccaaaacGTAATAATAAAATACCATATAAATACAAGAATGCATATGTATTTGATTTCACATTCATTTATATACCATATAAAACATCCAAAAGCTTCCCGAAAAGAAGAGTCATATACCAACCTGAAGTCTGTTGAAACCCTTAAAAATGTAGCAGCTCAGAGCCCACATCCCATTTtcgaaaataaaaatttctctGCATAAAGAAACCATAAGAAACAAACATGAGGCGTAAAACTTTGTATCTAAAAATTGAAgcatagaaaagaaaataataaaaaaaggggTTCTTTGAGTAGAAGTTTACaggaagaaaatttttattaatatccATGAAACCAAAAAGTTGAAGGGAATTGATTAATGTGCAATGTATTCACATGAGAGAGAGTGAAAAGAAatcagaaagagaaaggaagagacATTGGTGAGAGGGTTTGTTGTCTTTGCTTTCAcgtgagagaaagagagataaaGAAAGACAGCGAGGCTATCGGATCGCCGCTCAAACTGGGAAATAACGTTTGCATGCAGGAATCCCGCCACTTGTGTTTGCTTTCTCtgtctttcctttcctttcctaggttcttttcctttttcggTTCCtgatgtgatttttttttaaaaaaaaaaacaaaaacaaataattaattaaaattgttgTTCATTTATTTAGATTTCTTTTAATTgacctttcatttttttcaaaagaattaaaaaagataacaaataaaaataataaaaattagaaatatatagtaaaaacaagaaatttagaaaaatgttaaaatcgaaaaatcaaaacaaaaaaaaagggcagTCAAAGTCCAATTTAGAATTAAAGTTTTTAGGCTAAATCAACcttaattataacaaaaaaaagtgatTAGGTCTCATCCAATGGATTTGTTTTAAATGGTTAGTGCATGGTTCTTAGCATTTGGTGCAGTGCATTTTGGCTAAGCGTTTTTACTTGATAGGATGCCACCGTGCCCCATgttgaccaaattttttgGTACCATTAATTTGGACCACCTATATACGAGGCCCGTATACGCTGGGAAGAGGGACGAAATGGtttaaatttctttccttgttaAGGCATTTTAAACCAAGGAAGCTGCTAGCcctttgattaaaaaaaaaataagaaaattttattcacGTTAAAGAGTAAACATGTCTCTAAGTCACCCCTGCAAATCTTTCTTGCTCTCCGCCACTCTCTATCCAATTggattttttcaaaaaaaaaaatatctataaaaaattaaaaataaataataaaaatattaattaagcggaaatttagaaatatatcaaaatgGTTAACATTGGAAAATCAAAAACGGGTTAGACTATAAAAGGAAGAAGTGCCTTAAATCAACCTTAATCTGTGTGTTTATTTAGAGTgcactctctctctttccttttccctCCGTCGCTCCTCCTCTCCTCTGCCGTCGCCGGTATCGGTGTTGCGCTCTCTGCCTCCTCCCTTCTTTCCTCTGTCAATACTGGACTCTTTCTCTCTATTCTCTCCTTTCCCCCGTCCCTATCCTCTCCTCTCCCTTTTTTCTCTCCACTGCATTCCTCCTTTATTCTCGACTTTGTCTGAAAAATCCAAACGTCGGGAAGTTATTCAGAAGCATGGCATATTCCTTAATTTCCTCACATACACAGATTTGATATTAATTTCAAACATACACAGGTatgatattaatttataaacataCACAGGTTTGATATTACTTTCCAGATATACACAGGTTATGTTCATGTCCAAACGTACACAGGTATGATATTAATTTCCAGACATGCACAGGTATAATATTGATTTACACATATACACAGATTTGGTTTTAATTTACACATACACAGATTTGATATTAATTTCTCAACATACACAAATTTGGTATTAACTTTTAAACGTACACAGGTATGATATTAATTTCCACATATACAAAGATATGATATTAATTTACACCCTACACAGGTATGATATTAATTTCCAAACATGCTCAGATGTGGTATTAATTTCCAAAAGTACACCGATTTGGTATTAATTCTCAGACATACACAGAATTGATATTAATTTACACATACacatatatgatattaatttttatacatacatacatacatacataggTATGATATTAATTTCTATATATGCACAAAAATAATATCACTTTCCACATTTTCATAGTATGATATTAATTTCTACATCTGCATAAgtataatattaatttggGAATACGTTAAAtcgtaaataaataaataccagTATCagttattgaaaaaaaaaaactagtactagttataaaaatattggtCACGTGCAGTGCACGATGCAGGGGGACTCAAACAGCGAAGGCAAAATCTAGGAGCTGCTGCCTCATTCTCTGCAACAAAggcccctctctctctctctctttctttctctctttattcTGATTCTCTCTGGATCCCTATAAAAACCACTTTCTAGGGttccctctctctctttccttctctGTTATTCAAATCGCAAATCCAAAAAACGCTGCCGTTTTACTGTTCTCCCTTCCTCAATTCGCCGAAATGAAGCTCACCGTCAAAACCCTCAAAGGCAGTCACTTTGAAATTAGGGTTCAGCCTAATGACACCGTAATCCCCTCTCTCTTCTATTCTTCTATTCTCACTTTCCCTTTCATTGctattcaattattttattatttgggtTAAAAAGTTGTGTTAAagtttgattgtttttttattaggtTATGGCTGTGAAGAAAAACATAGAAGATGCACAAGGAAAGGACAATTACCCATGTGGGCAGCAGCTTTTGATTCATAATGGGAAGGTTTTGAAAGATGAAACTACCTTAGCTGATAACAAAGTCTCCGAGGATGGTTTTCTTGTTGTCATGCTCAGCAaggtatatttttttaaagaaaattttttatttttcttaacaTGTTGggaaatcttttaattaatgtattttttttattaatttttatgcttttatagTCTTTTCGACTTTGGTAGTTAATTTCATATATGGTATGATCTGTACTAtgagaatttgatgaaaaagagttttgagtaatatatattttggttagttaaaatatatattgtcgTTAGTAGCTAAACTATGGATGGTTAATTTTGgtaatttgaatatgaatttacCTAAATGAATGTGGGATTTGATTGGATTATAGGTTTTGTAAGTTTGCTTGCACTGTCTATTAGCAAGCTGCCTCGGTTGTTTGAATAttatagcaaaaaaaaaaaagacaagcAGTAAGGAGTCTTTAATGATTGCTTTTTATTAGCTCCAGAATTTGATTTCTCCAAATAAATTTAGAGAATCCCGATTTAGCATGAGCTCTTTATATGCACTTGTGTTTGTAGTGTGccttatatattttcaattctttGGTTGTACTTACAGAGCAAATCGTTGGGTTCAGCTGGCACCTCATCTGCTCAGGTTTCCTACATATTTATTCCTTTCGATAGGTTGAGTGTTATGTTCCGGTTTCATGTCAGTATATAAGCAAATTCTTTATTGTCTTCTGTGACAGCCTGCTTCATCAACTCCATCCGTAACTCCACCTGCTTCTAATCCTGCCCCTGCTCCTGAAGCTCCTGCACAAGCACCGTAAGCTCATTCAGCAACTTCTCTTCCTCTTTCAAGAACTTG
It includes:
- the LOC18596342 gene encoding serine/threonine-protein kinase BLUS1 isoform X2 yields the protein MEKKKYPIGPEYYTLHEEVGQGVSASVHRAVCIPFNEIVAIKILDFERDNCDLNNISREAQTMILVDHPNVLKSHCSFVSDHNLWVVMPYMAGGSCLHILKAAYPDGFEEVVIATVLREVLKGLEYLHHHGHIHRDVKAGNILIDSRGAIKLGDFGVSACIFDSGDRQRMRNTFVGTPCWMAPEVMEQLHGYDFKADIWSFGITALELAHGHAPFSKYPPMKVLLMTLQNAPPGLDYERDRKFSKSFKQMIASCLVKDPLKRPSAKKLLKHSFFKQARSNDYIARTLLDGLPALGDRIQALKRKEEDMLAQKKMPDGEKEELSQNEYKRGISGWNFNLEDMKAQASLIQDEDLVSDTNQGGSSSSLSTLDGQDKQSECQTSSQPLDKEDNDPVQNQPTPVAAVEPTINIAKVRFERSDDDSSVASPSHEHHAISPHHEDHVESNLGEKSVLEINGKSSDNMSKPFYQRTTSFSGSTSIPETIVPPIKGESDKQNQPQNIFVGNGAAVPAGGEDSISDLHSKASKSSAVNSDDLDEKAKPPVVQQRGRFKVTSENVDLEKVAPAPILQKSHSMQVLTPHPVVSLAPPPSDAASSTLAAHHLFPLLQSVLQTNILQRENILNLIKHISAVDSTVNRAFEGVCTPANVAVTEKSLLEAAHDRERELLHEITELQWRLICAQEELQKYKTENAQV
- the LOC18596342 gene encoding serine/threonine-protein kinase BLUS1 isoform X1, producing MEKKKYPIGPEYYTLHEEVGQGVSASVHRAVCIPFNEIVAIKILDFERDNCDLNNISREAQTMILVDHPNVLKSHCSFVSDHNLWVVMPYMAGGSCLHILKAAYPDGFEEVVIATVLREVLKGLEYLHHHGHIHRDVKAGNILIDSRGAIKLGDFGVSACIFDSGDRQRMRNTFVGTPCWMAPEVMEQLHGYDFKADIWSFGITALELAHGHAPFSKYPPMKVLLMTLQNAPPGLDYERDRKFSKSFKQMIASCLVKDPLKRPSAKKLLKHSFFKQARSNDYIARTLLDGLPALGDRIQALKRKEEDMLAQKKMPDGEKEELSQNEYKRGISGWNFNLEDMKAQASLIQDEDLVSDTNQGGSSSSLSTLDGQDKQSECQTSSQPLDKEDNDPVQNQPTPVAAVEPTINIAKVRFERSDDDSSVASPSHEHHAISPHHEDHVESNLGEKSVLEINGKSSDNMSKPFYQRTTSFSGSTSIPETIVPPIKGESDKQNQPQNIFVGNGAAVPAGGEDSISDLHSKASKSSAVNSDDLDEKAKPPVVQQRGRFKVTSENVDLEKVAPAPILQKSHSMQVGTLEVLTPHPVVSLAPPPSDAASSTLAAHHLFPLLQSVLQTNILQRENILNLIKHISAVDSTVNRAFEGVCTPANVAVTEKSLLEAAHDRERELLHEITELQWRLICAQEELQKYKTENAQV